The following are encoded together in the bacterium genome:
- a CDS encoding zinc ribbon domain-containing protein, which produces MPIYEYRCEKCGDFEITQRITDDPIGKCPTCKRKVKRLISSTSFQLKGSGWYVTDYARSGKGGGESSAKSESSGTSSSESKSDSTPSAKAETKPAKPSKSESKSSSAA; this is translated from the coding sequence ATGCCGATCTACGAGTACCGGTGCGAGAAGTGCGGCGATTTCGAGATCACTCAGCGGATCACCGACGACCCGATCGGCAAGTGTCCGACGTGCAAGCGTAAGGTCAAGCGGCTCATTTCGAGCACCAGCTTTCAGCTGAAGGGCTCCGGTTGGTACGTCACCGACTACGCCCGCTCCGGCAAGGGCGGCGGCGAGTCGTCCGCGAAGAGCGAGAGCAGCGGGACGTCGTCCTCGGAGTCGAAGTCCGACAGCACCCCGTCCGCCAAGGCGGAGACGAAGCCGGCCAAGCCGAGCAAGTCCGAGAGCAAGAGCTCGAGCGCCGCCTGA
- a CDS encoding pyrroline-5-carboxylate reductase, with protein MKKIGFIGAGNMASALIRGFLDAQRYKPADLWVSDPVDAQVRRLKRAHKIEGTRNNRDLVRGSQTVILAVKPQAMAQVLEEIRAEANPKKLFISIAAGFPLRRLEAGLGGQGRVVRVMPNTPVLVGKGISVAVAGARATPADMKATLKLFKAVGEAVAITGEDLLDAVTALSGSGPAFVYLFAECLIEGGVRGGLSQTLATQLAHATLGGAAAMLGESGLSARELRDMVTSPGGTTLAGLGALENLHFREAVITAVETATRRARELAAA; from the coding sequence ATGAAGAAGATCGGCTTCATCGGCGCGGGAAACATGGCTTCGGCCCTCATCCGGGGCTTTCTCGACGCGCAGCGCTACAAGCCTGCGGATCTCTGGGTCAGCGACCCGGTCGACGCCCAGGTGCGTCGCCTGAAGCGCGCCCACAAGATCGAGGGCACGCGCAACAACCGCGACCTCGTCCGCGGCTCGCAGACGGTCATCCTGGCAGTGAAGCCGCAGGCCATGGCCCAGGTCCTCGAGGAGATCCGGGCCGAGGCCAACCCGAAGAAGCTCTTCATCTCGATCGCGGCCGGCTTTCCCCTGCGGCGGCTCGAGGCGGGTCTCGGGGGACAGGGGCGGGTCGTCCGGGTGATGCCGAACACCCCCGTGCTGGTCGGGAAGGGCATCTCGGTCGCCGTCGCCGGCGCCCGCGCCACACCGGCCGACATGAAGGCCACCCTGAAGCTGTTCAAGGCCGTCGGCGAGGCGGTGGCGATCACCGGCGAGGACCTGCTCGACGCGGTGACTGCGTTGTCGGGCAGCGGGCCGGCCTTCGTCTATCTCTTCGCCGAGTGTCTCATCGAAGGCGGTGTACGCGGCGGGCTGTCGCAGACGCTCGCCACCCAACTCGCCCATGCGACGCTGGGCGGAGCCGCGGCGATGCTCGGCGAGAGCGGGCTCTCCGCCCGCGAGCTGCGCGACATGGTCACCTCGCCGGGCGGCACGACGCTGGCGGGACTCGGGGCGCTCGAGAATCTGCACTTCCGTGAGGCGGTGATCACGGCGGTCGAGACCGCCACCCGTCGCGCCCGCGAGCTGGCGGCGGCCTGA
- a CDS encoding DUF167 domain-containing protein translates to MADADGCILRVHVRPGARHDELAGFHGTALCLRVRARPVEGAANAAVQALIARLLDVPPRDVVLESGARGREKRWRVAGLDAATVRARLAPRLRVDRGEAGG, encoded by the coding sequence CTGGCGGACGCGGACGGGTGCATCCTCCGCGTGCACGTCCGGCCCGGCGCGCGTCACGACGAGCTTGCGGGGTTCCATGGCACGGCCCTGTGCCTGCGGGTGCGGGCTCGGCCCGTCGAGGGCGCGGCCAACGCCGCCGTGCAGGCGTTGATCGCGAGGCTCCTCGACGTCCCGCCGCGCGACGTCGTGCTCGAGTCCGGGGCGCGCGGCCGCGAGAAGCGATGGCGGGTGGCCGGGCTCGACGCGGCGACCGTGCGCGCGCGTCTCGCGCCGCGGCTTCGCGTTGACAGGGGGGAGGCCGGTGGTTAG
- a CDS encoding YggS family pyridoxal phosphate-dependent enzyme, which translates to MRPRCRQLDSQPTRHEHAHVPAEPDAAVDRIAAVRAEVAAIARRAGRKADEVGIVAVTKTMPPEVVREALAGGLTDLGENYVQEARAKRLQVGAGRWHLVGGLQRNKVRAAVAVFDVIQSLDTPAVARALGEEAAAAGRRLPVLIQVNAAGRAGQRGVLPEALPELARVVVGMPSLELLGLMTIAPAGAGAEAVRAHFAAVRALRDATARSLGVEMPHLSMGMSDDFSLAIEEGATLVRLGRALFGPRRSAPWREGS; encoded by the coding sequence ATGCGTCCCCGGTGCCGGCAACTTGACTCGCAGCCGACCCGCCACGAGCATGCGCACGTGCCTGCCGAGCCAGACGCCGCGGTGGATCGCATCGCGGCGGTGCGTGCGGAGGTTGCCGCAATCGCGCGGCGCGCTGGGCGGAAGGCGGACGAGGTGGGCATCGTCGCCGTCACCAAGACGATGCCGCCCGAGGTGGTGCGTGAGGCCCTCGCCGGCGGCCTGACGGACCTCGGCGAGAACTACGTCCAGGAGGCCCGCGCCAAGCGCCTGCAGGTCGGCGCCGGCCGCTGGCATCTCGTCGGGGGCCTCCAGCGCAACAAGGTGCGCGCGGCCGTGGCGGTGTTCGACGTGATCCAGTCGCTCGACACCCCGGCCGTGGCACGGGCGCTGGGCGAGGAGGCCGCCGCCGCGGGCCGCCGCTTGCCGGTCCTGATCCAGGTGAACGCCGCCGGCCGCGCGGGGCAGCGGGGCGTCTTGCCGGAAGCGCTGCCGGAGCTGGCGCGCGTCGTCGTGGGGATGCCATCCCTCGAGCTGCTCGGGTTGATGACGATCGCACCGGCAGGGGCTGGCGCGGAGGCGGTCCGGGCGCATTTCGCTGCGGTCCGGGCGCTGCGGGACGCGACCGCGAGGTCGCTCGGGGTTGAAATGCCCCACCTTTCCATGGGAATGAGCGACGATTTCTCGCTCGCCATCGAGGAAGGAGCCACGCTCGTGAGGCTGGGTCGCGCGCTCTTCGGTCCCCGGAGGAGCGCTCCGTGGCGGGAGGGTTCATGA
- a CDS encoding YggT family protein, which produces MLRQFTFAVASILDALLTLYFWVLIISALLSWVNPDPYNPIVRFLRAVTEPVLYQVRRWLPFVYAAGIDFSPLVVILAIQFLRIFVVQSLYELADRISAVPAMLPFA; this is translated from the coding sequence CTGCTGCGTCAGTTCACGTTCGCGGTGGCGTCCATCCTGGACGCGCTGCTCACCCTGTACTTCTGGGTCCTCATCATCTCGGCGCTGCTCTCCTGGGTGAACCCGGATCCGTACAACCCGATCGTGCGCTTCCTGCGTGCGGTCACCGAGCCGGTCCTCTACCAGGTGCGGCGCTGGCTGCCTTTCGTCTATGCCGCCGGCATCGACTTCTCGCCGCTCGTGGTGATCCTGGCGATCCAGTTCCTGCGCATCTTCGTCGTCCAGAGCCTCTACGAGCTGGCGGACCGCATCTCCGCCGTGCCGGCGATGCTGCCGTTTGCCTGA